The following proteins come from a genomic window of Castor canadensis chromosome 17, mCasCan1.hap1v2, whole genome shotgun sequence:
- the Tmem186 gene encoding transmembrane protein 186 → MAALLLRVVPRSPGPAAWGRPLHGLWCYSGQKVPKRWVGIRSPTSTEKPPDMETEKFQMVYRFGAIRALGYVSRLKLAQTAMTVVALPPGLYLYSQGVMTLNSLCLLSGVAGFALAMLYWMSYFFRRLVGILYVNESGTILRVAHLTFWGWRQDTYCPVADVMPLTETQDRPQDVFVRIQQYSGKQTFYLTLRYGLILDRKRFSQVFGTLAALK, encoded by the exons ATG GCTGCCCTTCTCCTCCGAGTTGTGCCGAGGTCGCCAGGGCCAGCTGCATGGGGAAGGCCTCTCCATGGGCTATGGTGCTACAGTGGGCAGAAGGTACCCAAGAGGTGGGTGGGGATCAGGTCACCCACCTCAACAGAGAAGCCACCAGATATGGAGACTGAGAAATTCCAGATGGTCTACCGTTTTGGTGCCATTAGAGCTTTGGGGTATGTGTCTCGGCTAAAGCTAGCACAGACAGCCATGACAGTGGTGGCTCTGCCACCAGGCCTCTACCTGTACTCACAGGGTGTCATGACTCTCAACTCACTGTGCCTCCTGAGCGGTGTAGCTGGGTTTGCCTTGGCCATGCTCTATTGGATGAGCTATTTCTTCCGGAGGCTGGTGGGCATTCTGTATGTGAATGAGTCCGGCACCATACTGCGGGTGGCCCACCTGACCTTCTGGGGCTGGCGGCAGGACACATACTGTCCCGTGGCAGATGTGATGCCCCTGACAGAGACCCAGGACCGACCCCAGGATGTGTTCGTTCGCATCCAGCAGTACAGTGGAAAACAGACCTTCTACCTCACCCTGCGCTATGGACTCATTCTAGACAGAAAGCGTTTCTCGCAGGTGTTTGGGACACTGGCTGCACTCAAGTGA